A window of the Butyricimonas faecalis genome harbors these coding sequences:
- a CDS encoding fimbrillin family protein: MKTRFFALAALALLLGACTQDEAGFLPEGAEGTPIVFTATGLNPVATATAGTRAPADGNWEGVQSVAVLMDGTVKAYDVTPSTAAPTSATLTSTDPYYWTSHNDITVTAWWPYTEGETTPPAVKVKANQSAQKDFEGSDLIVADGQTVTYGSPTLRFTHRTARVTIVLTDYTEGLASVQLTGLSTEGDNPDKITPYDKGSNTYTAIVAPQSVAAGTAFITCTFTNGKTFVYKMKNATDWQAGGEYTYTVSLAAAKDLGYTIESNGSYTVTSADGLMNVAELVNGGKTDINITLDKNIDLTGKDWTPIGTDYDNSYKGTFDGGGHTITGLTFTTNDEYAGLFGWLNRAGTVKNVVMEGVQITSNQIYGGSIGGVVGSSWGTIENCSVSGSVSGTVYVGGVVGVQIGGSITGCSSSATVKGMVDVGGVAGQTNSNATLTACYATGNVTLEIAPKKNIAGGGLVGMNAGSSLLACYATGNVTSTGSSTGYVHIGGFLGNNYTTVTACYWKNNHEQGIGYNRESTGATKVDGSVVTWQKAVDAMNTALQNAGSKWRYELKGALPTLRKQ, from the coding sequence ATGAAGACAAGATTTTTTGCACTTGCAGCGCTCGCCCTCTTATTGGGCGCCTGCACACAGGACGAAGCGGGCTTCCTGCCGGAAGGGGCGGAAGGCACACCCATCGTCTTCACCGCCACGGGGCTGAATCCCGTCGCGACAGCCACCGCCGGCACCCGTGCCCCAGCGGACGGCAATTGGGAGGGTGTGCAGAGCGTGGCAGTCCTGATGGACGGCACGGTGAAGGCATACGACGTGACGCCCTCCACCGCCGCCCCCACCAGCGCCACGCTGACCTCCACCGACCCGTACTACTGGACCAGCCACAACGACATCACCGTCACAGCGTGGTGGCCATACACCGAGGGCGAGACAACTCCGCCTGCTGTGAAGGTAAAAGCCAACCAAAGTGCCCAGAAAGACTTTGAGGGCAGCGACCTCATCGTAGCCGACGGACAGACGGTGACCTACGGTAGCCCCACGCTCCGCTTCACCCACCGCACGGCGCGAGTGACCATCGTTCTGACGGACTACACCGAGGGGCTGGCATCCGTGCAGCTGACGGGTCTCTCCACCGAAGGCGACAATCCGGATAAAATCACCCCGTATGACAAGGGCAGCAACACCTACACCGCCATCGTAGCCCCGCAAAGTGTGGCTGCTGGCACGGCATTCATTACCTGCACCTTCACTAACGGCAAGACCTTCGTTTATAAGATGAAGAATGCTACCGACTGGCAGGCGGGCGGTGAATATACCTACACCGTCTCCCTCGCTGCGGCAAAAGACCTGGGCTATACCATAGAGAGCAACGGCAGCTACACCGTGACCTCCGCCGATGGTCTGATGAATGTTGCCGAATTAGTGAACGGAGGTAAGACCGACATTAACATTACCCTCGACAAAAACATTGACCTCACCGGCAAAGACTGGACGCCGATAGGCACAGACTACGACAACTCATACAAAGGCACCTTCGACGGTGGCGGCCATACCATTACGGGGCTGACCTTTACGACAAATGACGAATATGCGGGTCTGTTCGGCTGGCTCAATAGAGCTGGTACGGTGAAGAACGTGGTGATGGAGGGCGTACAGATAACAAGCAATCAAATATATGGCGGCAGTATTGGCGGCGTGGTAGGATCTAGCTGGGGCACCATTGAAAACTGCTCGGTGTCGGGCAGCGTCAGCGGCACGGTGTATGTCGGCGGTGTGGTGGGTGTTCAAATAGGCGGTTCCATCACCGGATGCAGTTCCTCTGCCACAGTGAAGGGAATGGTCGATGTCGGCGGCGTGGCAGGTCAGACGAATTCGAATGCCACCCTGACCGCTTGCTATGCCACGGGCAACGTGACCTTAGAAATAGCCCCCAAAAAGAATATCGCTGGCGGCGGTCTGGTGGGAATGAACGCAGGAAGCAGCCTCCTTGCCTGCTATGCCACGGGCAACGTAACCAGTACGGGTAGTAGCACTGGCTATGTACATATCGGCGGCTTTTTGGGAAATAACTACACCACCGTGACCGCCTGCTATTGGAAAAACAATCATGAACAAGGCATCGGCTACAATAGGGAAAGCACCGGAGCCACGAAGGTGGACGGCTCTGTCGTTACCTGGCAGAAAGCCGTTGATGCCATGAACACCGCCTTGCAGAACGCAGGCTCAAAGTGGCGTTACGAACTTAAAGGAGCATTGCCTACCTTGAGGAAGCAGTAA
- a CDS encoding fimbrillin family protein, with amino-acid sequence MRHRLYIPAATALLFALAACTQDELAGDNRLPEGEYPVVIRATGLSVEATPLAAPSTRASVDGDWQGITSVALKMGDAVKEYTVTASTDFKSATLSRENDPHYWTSRDPITVSAWLPFDNADITQMPAVKVAEDQSKLADFQNSDFISAENRKVEFNNPTLEFTHRTARVTIELKPGTGFTSVAGATVSLVSLSADNGNPTAIKTYNASGNTYEALTAPQTVAAGKPFVKVELGGGTFYFRPQNNVVLEAGSRYKYTVKVNTTGLTLEGCTIGNWADGGGESGEAEDLGYIYDSNTKTYTVYNANGLMNVAELVNGGKTDINITLDKNIDLTGKVWTPIGTDYDNSYTGTFDGGGHTITGLTVTTNDEYAGLFGYLGNFGKFGTVKNVVMDGIQITCNHRSGYAGGVAGYSRGTIENCSVSGSVSGTVSVGGVVGAQRDGSITGCSSSATVKGTLNVGGVAGQTIFGATLTACYATGNVTIEIDPRQNISGGGLVGFNDGISLLACYATGNVTSTGSSTGYVHIGGFLGDNYITVTACYWKNNHEQGIGYNRKSTGATKVDGSVVTWQKAVDAMNTALQNAGSEWRYELKGALPTLRKQ; translated from the coding sequence ATGAGACATAGATTATATATCCCCGCAGCCACCGCACTGCTGTTCGCCCTCGCCGCCTGCACGCAGGACGAACTTGCTGGCGATAACCGTCTGCCCGAAGGTGAATACCCCGTCGTCATCCGTGCCACCGGATTGTCCGTAGAAGCAACGCCGCTGGCAGCCCCTTCCACCCGTGCCTCTGTGGACGGCGACTGGCAGGGCATCACTTCCGTGGCACTCAAGATGGGCGATGCGGTAAAGGAATACACCGTAACGGCTTCTACCGATTTCAAGAGTGCCACGCTCTCACGCGAGAACGACCCGCACTACTGGACCAGCCGCGACCCGATTACCGTATCGGCGTGGTTACCCTTCGACAATGCCGACATCACACAGATGCCTGCCGTGAAGGTTGCAGAAGACCAAAGCAAACTGGCTGACTTCCAGAACAGCGACTTCATCTCTGCTGAGAACCGGAAGGTGGAATTTAACAACCCGACACTTGAATTTACCCACCGCACGGCACGCGTGACAATCGAACTGAAGCCCGGCACGGGATTCACGAGCGTCGCCGGTGCCACGGTGAGCCTCGTGAGCCTGTCCGCCGATAACGGCAACCCGACCGCCATCAAGACTTACAACGCAAGCGGCAACACCTACGAGGCACTGACCGCCCCGCAGACCGTTGCGGCAGGCAAGCCGTTCGTCAAGGTGGAACTCGGCGGCGGCACCTTCTACTTCCGTCCGCAGAACAACGTCGTATTAGAGGCTGGCAGCCGCTATAAATATACCGTCAAGGTGAACACCACCGGCCTGACGTTAGAGGGTTGCACCATCGGCAACTGGGCTGACGGCGGCGGCGAGAGCGGCGAGGCTGAGGATTTGGGCTACATCTACGACAGCAACACCAAGACCTACACGGTCTATAACGCCAACGGCCTGATGAATGTAGCCGAATTAGTGAACGGAGGTAAGACCGACATAAACATTACCCTCGACAAAAACATTGACCTCACAGGCAAAGTCTGGACGCCGATAGGCACAGACTACGACAACTCATACACCGGCACCTTCGACGGCGGAGGCCATACCATCACGGGGCTGACCGTTACGACAAATGACGAATATGCGGGTCTGTTCGGCTATCTCGGTAATTTCGGTAAATTCGGTACGGTGAAGAATGTGGTGATGGATGGCATACAGATAACATGCAATCACAGGTCGGGTTATGCCGGCGGCGTGGCAGGATATAGCCGGGGCACCATTGAAAACTGCTCGGTGTCGGGCAGCGTCAGCGGCACGGTGAGCGTCGGCGGTGTGGTGGGTGCTCAAAGGGACGGTTCCATCACCGGATGCAGTTCCTCTGCCACAGTGAAGGGAACGCTCAATGTCGGCGGCGTGGCAGGTCAGACGATTTTTGGTGCCACCTTGACCGCTTGCTATGCCACAGGCAACGTGACCATAGAAATAGACCCCAGACAGAATATCTCTGGCGGCGGTCTGGTAGGATTCAACGACGGAATCAGCCTCCTTGCCTGCTATGCCACGGGCAACGTAACCAGTACGGGTAGTAGCACTGGCTATGTACATATCGGCGGCTTTTTGGGAGATAACTACATTACCGTGACCGCCTGCTATTGGAAGAACAATCATGAACAAGGCATCGGCTACAATAGGAAAAGCACCGGAGCCACGAAGGTGGACGGCTCTGTCGTTACCTGGCAGAAAGCCGTTGATGCCATGAACACCGCCTTGCAGAACGCAGGCTCAGAGTGGCGTTACGAACTTAAGGGAGCATTGCCCACCTTGAGGAAGCAGTAA
- a CDS encoding fimbrillin family protein translates to MKTRFFTLATLALALAACNNDNENLNGDPVAAQFTANIAPATRASGTTWTGGDRIGITDIGNDSQYGNVPFILKNGKFEAEGKVIYIEDTKTHTFRAYYPYNTTGGILAATTDATAQQNKPAIDFLFASGATGDKNNPVVSFTDKTAKGGEDNSFHHRMSQITLTFEAGDGVDFSVVKPERYTLDGLLLTGTFNTADGIATADNGVQTGELAMNLADGNLTSSIILFPQTVASLPLVVNYKGQEYHATLTMPEGALLAGNNYTYTVKVRNKVLEVSEATIAKWNDIDGGDVGADL, encoded by the coding sequence ATGAAGACGAGATTTTTTACACTTGCAACGCTCGCCCTCGCACTGGCAGCCTGCAACAACGACAACGAGAACCTGAACGGTGACCCCGTGGCCGCCCAGTTTACCGCCAACATCGCCCCCGCCACCCGCGCCAGCGGAACCACCTGGACTGGCGGCGACCGTATCGGCATCACCGACATCGGCAACGATTCCCAGTACGGCAACGTGCCTTTCATCCTGAAAAACGGGAAATTTGAGGCAGAAGGAAAGGTTATCTATATCGAAGATACAAAGACCCATACTTTCCGCGCCTACTATCCGTACAACACGACGGGAGGCATCCTCGCAGCCACGACCGATGCCACGGCGCAGCAGAACAAGCCTGCCATCGACTTCCTCTTTGCTTCAGGAGCCACGGGAGACAAAAACAACCCGGTAGTAAGCTTTACCGACAAAACCGCCAAAGGCGGTGAAGACAACTCCTTCCACCACCGCATGAGCCAGATAACCCTTACCTTCGAGGCGGGCGACGGCGTGGATTTCAGCGTGGTCAAGCCTGAACGTTACACGCTAGACGGATTGTTACTCACCGGTACGTTCAACACGGCCGACGGTATTGCCACCGCAGACAACGGAGTACAGACCGGAGAACTGGCCATGAATCTGGCAGACGGCAATCTCACGTCATCGATCATCCTCTTCCCGCAGACAGTTGCATCCCTGCCGTTGGTTGTGAATTACAAAGGTCAGGAATATCATGCCACACTCACCATGCCCGAAGGCGCACTGCTGGCGGGCAACAACTATACCTATACCGTCAAGGTACGCAACAAAGTCCTTGAAGTCAGCGAAGCCACCATTGCAAAGTGGAACGATATAGACGGTGGAGATGTGGGTGCTGACCTGTAG
- a CDS encoding FimB/Mfa2 family fimbrial subunit, which yields MKARQYINMMGMAAAVLFSSCVKDTLYDTPHPDYGKIAVTADWSARGEGIDIPATWTVTMGDYTGTETSATHTPDHLFAPGSYTLAVWNPAEGITVNGTTATIAASTGTRAGTDAFVNNAPGWFFTYTEQVTIEKDKDYPLTAAMKQQVRELTLVVEPTGDAAGRITEIVAHLTGAAGTLDFATDTYGAASNVVLPFTKITEGDDAGKWKATVRLLGVTGTEQLLTGEIRYADGNPTPTTLKSDLTEALKDFNTGKGESLTLGGTLVETPEGMEVDGAEINGWGEVKGDDVNADL from the coding sequence ATGAAAGCAAGACAATATATAAATATGATGGGAATGGCAGCCGCCGTGCTGTTCTCTTCCTGCGTGAAGGACACGCTTTATGACACGCCGCATCCCGACTACGGGAAGATTGCGGTGACAGCCGACTGGTCGGCCCGCGGTGAGGGTATTGACATACCTGCCACATGGACGGTCACCATGGGTGACTATACGGGTACGGAGACTTCCGCCACCCATACCCCCGACCATCTGTTTGCTCCGGGCAGCTACACACTTGCGGTGTGGAACCCGGCTGAAGGAATCACGGTGAACGGCACCACAGCCACCATTGCCGCATCCACGGGAACCCGGGCAGGCACGGATGCCTTTGTGAACAATGCCCCGGGATGGTTCTTCACCTATACGGAACAGGTGACCATCGAGAAAGACAAGGACTATCCGCTGACTGCCGCAATGAAGCAGCAGGTACGCGAACTGACGCTTGTCGTCGAACCTACAGGTGATGCCGCCGGACGCATCACGGAGATTGTTGCCCATCTGACGGGTGCAGCCGGAACACTCGACTTCGCTACCGATACCTACGGAGCCGCTTCGAACGTCGTGCTGCCCTTCACCAAGATTACCGAAGGTGACGATGCCGGCAAGTGGAAAGCCACGGTGCGGCTGCTGGGTGTGACTGGCACGGAACAACTGCTGACGGGTGAAATCCGCTATGCTGACGGCAACCCGACCCCCACCACGCTGAAAAGCGACCTTACGGAAGCCCTCAAGGATTTCAACACCGGAAAGGGCGAATCGCTGACCCTCGGCGGAACGCTGGTTGAGACTCCCGAAGGCATGGAAGTGGACGGAGCCGAAATCAACGGCTGGGGAGAAGTGAAAGGTGATGATGTAAATGCCGATTTGTAA
- a CDS encoding DUF3575 domain-containing protein, producing MSRKITFLTLFLWLMTVTFPVIAQQKADTTYTFRFVPQKDTFYVPWNGNDTELARLLECIENNKTTILDGKLPLLVDGYCNSLGSEAENLATAKIRANRVKSELIIRAEIKEENFITRNHATEGDFVTVRLTVPVKGTAATDAEARRKAETEQLEAEKRAEQERLAEEQRKAEEARLAAEKAEAEKAAQQNKLVDTPSETKITNDYHFSLRANLLRWATLTPDLGVEWRICPSWGIAVNGSWTSWSWSDKDRRYALWEVAPEVRYYMGEKKAWYLGAMFKAGQFNYKFSETGKQGDLMGGGITAGYQLRLNKALALDFNLGLGYLNADFEKYEVIDGVRVRRGNETKDWWGPINAGVTLVWKLF from the coding sequence ATTGCGCAGCAGAAAGCAGACACGACCTACACCTTCCGGTTCGTTCCGCAGAAGGACACGTTCTACGTGCCTTGGAATGGCAATGACACGGAACTTGCCCGTCTGTTGGAATGTATCGAAAACAACAAAACCACAATTCTTGACGGCAAGCTGCCGCTATTGGTTGACGGCTACTGTAATTCACTGGGCAGTGAAGCCGAGAACCTTGCCACGGCGAAGATCCGTGCCAACCGTGTGAAATCCGAACTGATTATCCGTGCGGAAATAAAAGAGGAGAATTTCATTACCCGCAACCATGCGACTGAGGGTGATTTTGTCACCGTGCGCCTGACGGTACCGGTAAAGGGAACTGCCGCGACGGATGCGGAAGCACGACGCAAGGCGGAAACCGAACAACTGGAAGCCGAGAAGCGTGCCGAACAGGAACGGCTTGCCGAAGAGCAGCGCAAGGCGGAAGAAGCCCGACTTGCCGCTGAAAAGGCAGAAGCCGAGAAAGCCGCTCAACAAAATAAACTTGTCGACACGCCGTCGGAAACTAAAATCACAAATGATTATCATTTTTCCCTGCGTGCCAACCTGCTGCGCTGGGCTACCCTGACACCAGATCTTGGCGTGGAATGGCGCATCTGCCCGTCGTGGGGCATTGCCGTAAACGGCTCGTGGACTTCTTGGAGCTGGAGCGACAAAGACCGCCGCTATGCACTCTGGGAAGTGGCTCCGGAAGTACGTTACTATATGGGTGAGAAGAAAGCCTGGTATCTGGGCGCGATGTTCAAGGCCGGACAGTTCAACTACAAGTTCTCCGAAACAGGCAAGCAGGGCGACCTGATGGGTGGCGGCATCACCGCTGGCTATCAGCTGCGGCTGAACAAGGCACTGGCTCTTGATTTCAACCTCGGTTTGGGCTACCTGAATGCCGATTTCGAAAAATATGAAGTCATCGACGGCGTGCGTGTACGCCGCGGCAACGAAACAAAAGATTGGTGGGGTCCCATCAATGCCGGTGTGACATTGGTATGGAAGTTATTCTAA